The sequence GTCCGATCATGAAATTGCTGGATGCACTGAATTTCCTTCCCAAAATATCACAGACAGAACAAACAGCTATTGAAGCTGGTAATGTTTGGGTTGAAGGAGAACTGTTTTCAGGAAAGCCAGATTTTAAGAAAATTTTGGACCAGGATTACCCTGAGTTGGATAAAGAAGAACAGGCTTTTCTTGACGGACCGGTGGAAGCGCTTTGCGGCATGGTCACCGATTGGGATGTGATGGTTCGAAAAGGATTTACGGAAGAAGTATGGGAGTTCATGCGCAAAGAGAAGTTCTTTGGACTGATTGTTCCCAAGAAGTATGGCGGACTTGAATTCTCTGCCACTGCTCATAGTGCTATTGTAGCAAAGCTGGCCTCAAGGTGTGGGCCATTAGCCACCACGGTAATGGTACCTAACTCGTTAGGCCCTGCAGAATTGTTACTTCATTATGGAACTGAAGATCAAAAAGATCACTACTTACCAAGACTTGCAAGCGGAGAAGAAATGCCGTGCTTTGGCCTGACTGAAGCAAATGCAGGATCAGATGCAGGAAGCATGAGATCTGAAGGTGTAGTTTTTAAAGGGGATGATGGAGAGTTATACCTCAAAATGAATTTCGAAAAACGCTATATCACACTGGCCGCTATTTCTACGGTAATTGGCTTAGCGTTCAACCTTAAAGATCCCGATCACCTAATTGGGGATGAAGAAAATCGTGGTATAACCTGTGCACTTATTCCTTCAGATACAGATGGAGTCACTTTAGGAAGACGCCATGATCCTCTTGGAATTCCGTTCTACAACTGCCCAATTGATGGAAAAGATGTGATTGTACCAATTGACGCCATCATTGGTGGCAAAGAAGGAGCCGGAAATGGCTGGAGAATGCTGATGGAGTCACTGGCAGTAGGACGTGGAATCTCATTACCGGCGCAAAGTGTGGGTGGATCTAAAATGGCAACTCGCGCAATCGGTGCTTATACAGCGATCCGTAAACAATTTGGATTGAACATCGGGAAATTCGAAGGTATCGAAGAACCCATGGCTCGAATCGGTGGGTATACGTACTTAATGGAAGCCGCTCGAAGATATACTACCGGTGGACTAGATAGTGGGCAAAAACCTGCCGTTGTAACAGCTATCGCAAAATATAATTTCACTGAGTTAGGTCGTGAAATTGTGACCGATGCAATGGATATTGTAGGCGGTGCAGGAATTTCCCGAGGTCCCCGAAATATCTTTGCAAGCAGCTATACTGCGATGCCAATCGCCATTACTGTTGAGGGAGCTAACATACTGACTAGAACACTCATGATCTTCGGTCAGGGTGCAATTCGTTGCCATCCCTACGCATACAATGAAATAGATGCACTGATGAACAAAGATGTGAAACAGTTCGATGATAACTTCTGGAAGCATATTGGTCACGTTGCCAAGAATAAATCAAGAGCTTTCTTATTAAGCTTAACAAGAGGCCGATTAGCCTCATCACCGGTAAGCGGACCTTCAGCTAAGTATTTTAGAAAACTAGCCTGGACATCAGCATCCTTTGCTTTCTTCTCAGATATCGCATTGGGATCATATGGTGGAGCTCTCAAAATGAAAGAGAAAATAGCCGGTCGCTATGCCGATATTTTAAGCTATATGTATTTAGCTTCTGGAACACTCAAACGATTTGAAGCGGAAGGAAGACGAGAAGCGGACCGTCCATATTTTGAATGGGCTATGGAATATAGCTTCTGGAAAATTCAGCAAGCCTTTGAAGGGATCCTGCGAGAAATTCAGGTACCCGGATTAAGCTGGGTATTTAGATTAGCCGGAGTTTGGGGGAGATTGAATCCAATTGGAACCTATCCCTCAGATAAACTCGGTCATAAGGTTGCTCAAGCTATGCAAACTCGCGGAGAAGACCGGGATCATATGACAGATGGAATTTACCTTCCGGAAGATAAAGAGTCTGCTGTCGGCCGATACGAACATACCATGAAGTTGGTTGAAGAAGCCTGGCCGGTATTCAAGAAGCTCTATAAAGCCATTAAGGCAAAAGAGCTGCCTAAAGAACCCTATTTAGAAATCGCAGATCTTGCAGTTGAGAAAGGAGTACTTAACAAAGAAGAAGGCGAGTTAGTCAAAAAAACCGAAAAAGCTCGAAACGACGCTATTCAAGTAGATGAATTCACGCTCGATGAGTATGATAACGAAACACCGACCAAACCTTATGGCGATGGCAAGAAACCGGAAGAAGCTCCGCAGGCGATGGTTTGAGTTTTAAACCTGTCTATAATTTAAGAAGCTGTGGGCTGTTTTAATTAAGCTGACAGCTTCTTTTCTACTTTGGACATGCTGCAGTAAATAGTTAGCTCTGGAGATTTCTAATAAGTCAATATTCTTTGACATATTCAAAACGCTTCAAAATATGATTTTGGCTTCTGCCATCGTTTTAATTATGGCTCTAAGATATTAGCTTCTATTTGAGGAAGATTATGGCATTTAACTTTGTGATAATCTATTCAATAAAGATTATAAGTTGCAGTTGTTAATCTCTAATCCCTTATAGTTTGAAAGTTTTGCAGTAAAAAGATGTGATGAATCCGCTTTAACTATTATTGATCTTCGGATACCATTCTTATCTTAGCTACTCAAATAATCCAAACTATATAATTAAGGAATAGGTGAATAAATACCCAAGCTTACACGAATTTATAAAGTGGGTGCTGCTGTTGGTGGTAGTGTTTATGAGTCAACAGTCTTTTGGTCAAATTAAAAAGCCTGATTTGAGTATATCATCCCAGAATTTAGTTTCAGTAAAGGGATATCAGCCGATATGGCTAACGGCCAACCGAAACGGTAAATTTGATTCGTTCAGCCGTTATAATAGTGCATGGAGTTTTTCATTGGAATCGGTGCTGGATAATAATAAAACCTTCGATTACAGTTATGGTGCCGAAGTCTTGGTCCGCGGAGCAGATCAGTCGGAATTGTACATTCATCAGGGATATGTTCGTTTAAAAGGAGGGGTGTTTAGGCTTGATGCAGGAAGAATAGAGCAAACCTTTGGTGAACATTTAAAAGGCCTTTCCTCAGGTTCCCTACTGATAAGTAACAACACCACCCCTATCCCTATGGTGAATATATCCATGCCCGAATATGAGACCATTCCATTTACCAATGGCTTATTGAAATTAAGGGGAAACCTGTTGCACGGTTGGCTGGAGGATTCGCGCTATGTAACGGATGTATATCTGCATCAAAAAAGTTTATACTTGCAGGCTGGTTTTGATCATTGGCCCTTGCAGGCATATGGTGGAATGGTACACGCAGTGCAGTGGGGGGGGAATTCACCACAATATGGAAAGTTACCTTCTTCTATTTCTGATTATACCAGAATTTTTTTTGCAAGAGGAGGGGGTAGTTCATCTCCACGTGGCGAGTCAATTAATGCTTTGGGTAACCATTTAGGTATATGGGACTTTGGTTTAAAAGGCGAAGTAGAAAAGTGGAATTTTAAGTTGTATTGGCAGCATTATTTTGAGGATAGCAGCGGAATGGAGTTCCAAAATATAGGGGATGGCTTATTTGGTATTGGAGTATTAACCCAAAAAAAACAGTTTATAACAGGTGTTCTGGTAGAGTATATACGTACCATAAACCAATCCGGGGCAGGACTGCACGACAAGCCGGGGGACGTTTCCTTTTGCACAGAGGAAAATTGTGGTTATAAATATGGAGGAAGGGATAACTACTATAACAATAGCATATATCGGAGTGGATGGTCGTACAATGGAAATATTTTAGGTAATCCACTTATGCTAACAACCCACCAGATCTCAGTTTACTTACCTGATTCTGAAATTTATCAGCCCTTTGTAGAAAACAATCGCATCGCAGCTCATCATATGGGTATTGAGGGATATGTGAGTTCACAATTAAATTACCGTTTGTTGGCCACCTACACTCTCCATCATGGTAATTACTCTGGAGCAAACTTCGGGCAGGAGTGGGGGAGTAAAGATCCGGCCAATAACCGAAAAGATTATACTTTTTACCCGGCTCTGGAACAATGGAATTTCTTACTGGAGATGAACTATGATCCATTAACCCTGCAAAATGTATCTTTTAAAACCGGTCTTGCATTAGACACGGGTCAGGTAACAAACAATCTAGGTCTAATAATAGGTGTGACCTGGAACATTAAGGATCTTAAGTAATCACTTTTAAAATCTTATTATGAGGTCACCATAGTTGTGAATAAACCTTTTCAGTCTTTACACTTTTAAGAGGTAAAAGACTGAACGAATACGATACATTTACTCTGCATGAAGCGGATATCGTAGACAAAAAAAGCTCTATAAAGCTATTAAAGCAAAAGAGCTGCTCAAAGGACCCTATTTAGAAATTGCAGATCTTGCAGTCGAGAAAGGTATACTTACCAAAGAAGAAGGTGAGTTAGTCAAAAAAACCAAAAAAGCTCGAAACGACGCTATTCAAGTAGATGAATTCACGCTCGGTGAGTATGATAACGAAACACCGACCAAGCCTTATGGTGATGGGTAGAAACCGGAAGAGGCACCGAAGGCGATGGTTTGAGATAGGTTTAAGGGGTAAGGAGTTAGGTTTGATTAATACTGCATAGTTTTAAAAAATCCGCTTTTGCGAGGAGAGTACATTGCTGAACACAGGATTGGGATGGCTGACGACGCGGCATTCTCGATGAATCAACTTGGGATATTTAAGAACGCCAACTTGCCCTGAAACACAGACCCCTTTCTGTCTTTCCCCTTCAACAAGGGGAAAGGACTCCTTGATTAATTACCTGCGCCCATAAAAGCGCCGTCTTTGCGAGGAGAGTACACTACTGAACGCAGGATTGGGTTGGATAACGACGAAGCAATCTCCAAGAATCGGTTTGGGATATTGAACAAGGTTCGTGCCATTATACCGAGACTGCCGCGCAATGTATTCGTTTCACTCATTGCATTGTTCGCAGATGGATACCTTTGCGAGTAGGCAAGTAAGGGTAGGGTGGTTAACAACGAACAATCTCATAATTAAAAGCCAGTCATCGCGGAAATATATTATCCGCGATCTGCCTTGTGGACATCCCAAGCTGATTAAGGTGATCCCGCATCTCCGTATTCACTTCGTTCGGGATGACATGTTGCAATTATTAATACCTAATGCCACAGAGCGGCAATGCCTTTCGGTATATAAACTACGGCTCCAAGAAAGGTCTCTTTCTTAACTAACCGTTATACTCGAGTCTCAAAACTAAAATCTCTTATCTCACATCTAGCCAACAATTACCTCTTTATATAGAAGGTCAAACTTCGTATTATAGTTGCTTAACAAAATTTTGAAAAAGTGAGCGAAGAGAATAAGTCAAATAACGAAAACGGGGATAAAAAATCGGGTAAAAGAAGCTCGGAGAATTTTCCAATTCAGGAATACCGGCTTGTACCTGCAGATCAGGGCTATGAAAGATATGAAGAAGACGAAATTGACCTGATTGAACTGGCCAAAACCATTTGGGATAACCGAAAAATTATATACCGATTTGTTGCGGTAGGTGTGATTCTTGGTGTGGCGGTAGCCTTGCTCAGCCCTAAGGAATATGTCAGTGATGCTACTCTTATGCCGGAATACAGTACCGAAAGTCAGGGTGGAGCTTCAAGTCTTTTACAACAATATGGTGGGTTGATAGGTTTAAGCGGAGGAGGAACCTACAACTCTGCCAGTAATGCGATAAGGGTAGACTTATATCCCAAAATTGTACAAAGTCTGAGTTTTCAAGATAAACTGGCTAGAGAGCAATTTTATTTTTCGGATTATGATACTACTACCTCTATGTATCAATATTATTTAGAAATTCAAACTCCTGGGTTCCTCGGGTACATTAAGAAGTTTACCATAGGACTGCCAGGTACGATTATTGGAGCTTTTAAGACTGAAGAGACAGCTCCTCCGAGTGCCGGCATCACTAACGAAACAGAGATAGTTGAGTTGAGTAAATCAGAGATGGCAGTAATTGGAAGTCTTCGTTCCCGCATCACGGCCAGCCTTGATGAAGAATCAGGGGTTGTAACAGTTAAGGCTCAGATGGGTGATCCTAAGCTGGCTGCAAATGTTGCAAAATATACTATCGAGGAGCTAACTGTGTACTTGACTGAATATCGTACAGAGAAAGTCCTTAGAGATTTAGAATTTATAGAAGAACAATTAGCTAAAGCAGAAGATCGCTTTCAAAAAGCTCAACTTGCGCTGGCGGAATTCAGAGACAGTAATCAAGGTAATTTAACAGCAAAAGCTCGAACTGAAGAGCAACGATTAAATTCTGAGTATGATTTAGCTTTTAACCTATATAACGGGCTGACTCAGCAATATGAAGAAGCCAAACTAAAAGTACAGGAAGAAACTCCGGTGTTCAAAGTGCTTCAGCCAGTACAAGTACCCGTGAATGATGAAACCAGCGGAGCCATGATCCTAATAGTATTTGTGATGCTGAGTGGCATCGCCTCTATTGGGTGGATTTTCATCCGTCAGTTTTTGGCATCAAATCCATTTTCTTCTAAAGATTAGTAGTGCGGCCTCTGCGGTCCACGAAATTACACAAGCGAAGCCCTGAACGGCTTCGCTTGTGTACTGGAAGACTGTTGGTTTTTAATTATGCAGTCTTCCAATTAAAAGCCCGTCTTTGCGAGGAGCTCTTGTTGTTGAATGCAGGGTTAGGATGGATAACGACGAAGCAATCTCCATGGAATAGCAACTAAGCAGAATAACGTCCATCTGGCCATTCCAAACAGAACCCAATCCCTGTCCCTTGCCCTCCGGCACATCGATAAAACAATAAAACCATTACTACCGCCGCAGGGTAAGGGAACGCTTTGGTGAGTTGATGGGTGGTTTATACTTCATAATTTGAAAAAGGCCGTCTTTGCGAGGAGACGTGTTGTTGAATACAGGGTTGGGATCGATAAGGACGAAGCATTCTCCCTGGAATAGTAACTAAGCAGAACAACGTCCATCTGGCCATTCCAAACAAAACCCAATCCCAATCCCTGTCCCTTGCCCTCCGGCCCATCGATAAAACAATAAAACCTTCACTACCGCCACAGGGTAAGGGAACGCTTTGGTGAGATGATAGGTGGTTTATACTTCATAGTTTTAAAAAGGCCGTCTTTGCGAGGAAGTTGGATTGCAGAATGCAGGGTTGGGGTGAATAACGACGAAGCAATCTCCATGAATCGAATTAGGATATTGAACAACGCACCTTCTCCCGCTATACAAACCCCTTTCTGTATTTCCCTTTCAACAAGGGGAAAGGACTCCTTAGTAATTTAGTTACCTGTAAAAAGCTCACAAAAACATAAAACCCGTAATCGCTGTAGATATTATGTAATTTGGAGACAACATTTTGTGATGTTTCGGTACCCACAAATGCTTAGTAAAAGATCTGCATTTTTTGAGTTAATATTAATTGCAAAGCTACGTAAATATTCCAAGCCCAATACTCCGACCTCTCTAAATCTCTCCTTCTCAAGGAGAGACTTGTCGGAGCCTATTAATAGTATTTATACCGAATTAAAGTATAGACAGTTTATCAAAGCGTCCTTCTCCTTGTTGAAGGACGCCTGTGCTGAACTCGATTCAGTAAAGACAGAAGAGGTCGTGAGCTCCTTAAGAAAGTAATAGGTAATCATTCTGGATGACTAAGATGTGTTAACTAAAAAATTGTCCTCGAATTACATGACATCTACAATCGCGTGCTCAGACCCGCGATCTCCCTATCGATATCCTAAGCTGATTAAGGAGATCCCGCATCTTAGTATTCTCTTCGTGCGCGATTACTGCCAAAACAGGCAGGTTCAGGATGATAGTTAGCTAATTAATATCTCTAATGCTGCTGAGCGGCAATTCCTAGTGCCCCAAAAGAGTACTATTTAATGATTTAGCATCAGTTTTAATGAACAAATAATTTTGTAAACCGGTTGTCTGTTATTACATTCGTTTATGTCATGAAATTATAATTATACCTTTACTTCTGAAGTTTAAGAACATAAAAAAAGCCCGACCGCGTGAGAGGCGACCGGGCATGACTTGAGGGCTTGTAAAGAAATTTACAAGCTCTTTTTATATACCACCGTTTTCTTCTTCAGTTACCGGATCTTCCGAAAATGCTTCGGGATCGTGGGTAACAGGTCGAATATTGCGGTTACGGATGTTGCTTTTTCGGGTTCCGCCTACCATTTCATACTCTATGGAATCTCTTCCATAAAGCGTAATGATACCGGAAAAAACCCGTTCGTTAGCGTCATCCAGTTGCTTTTCCAACTTACGTACTACGCTACGCTGATTATCCACGTCAGAAAGCATCGCGTTATAACGATTTAGCTGCTCCTGAGCGGTTTGTACCAGGGTTTGGTAGCTGTTGGTTGAAAATCCTGCTCCAAAATCGAGATTTTCATCGATATTTTGCAGGGCATTGAGTCGGAATTCAGCGGTCTCTAAGCTACGCGACCGCTTTTTCTTACGTCTAGCCATGGCTATGTATGGTTTATTTATGTGGTCTCTGTTTTTCTATTCCGAACAGAGTTGTATCCGGATATTCTTTATGAACCATGGCGATTTAAGATCTTTCTTTATGTTAAAGATAGACTTGTGACTTATATTGCAGGCTTTAGGCCTTAAGGCTCGGAGCCTAAGACTACAGCCCCTGAACCTGCAAAAAAATTGATAAGTCCTGCATCTTTTGTTTTGTTCAATAATCGAACAGTTGCGCCATTCAAAACTGGGATAGCAAGCGTTAAAGCTTTTCGGGTATTTCATGGAGCTCCCATATTATAATCCGCAGCTTTTATCATGAAGTATAATCTTCAAGCAACATAAGTATTCGTTTCAGTAAAATGTTATGCCTTTTCAGAATATTGTTCAGAAAAGGAAGGTCAATTTTTTTACCGGGAAAAAAGAAGTGAAATCATCCAAATATGAATAGTCAATATGTCAAAGTACGGCTTAGCATTAGTATATATTTATACTTAACACTAATGCTATTAAATAATGAGGAATACTGGGTCTCTCTGCAAGTAAAAAAACAATTACTTTTCCACAAAATTTGAGGCTTTTCCACATCTGTCATTTCTGAAAAATAAAATGATGTAAGTA comes from Balneola sp. and encodes:
- a CDS encoding acyl-CoA dehydrogenase, coding for MEAIMELFGFFSEVPLWASIGSAFLLMLILGYTGAPLWLWAVAGYVGLAGLNAPAWAYITYTALVLVFNIKPIRRVVLSGPIMKLLDALNFLPKISQTEQTAIEAGNVWVEGELFSGKPDFKKILDQDYPELDKEEQAFLDGPVEALCGMVTDWDVMVRKGFTEEVWEFMRKEKFFGLIVPKKYGGLEFSATAHSAIVAKLASRCGPLATTVMVPNSLGPAELLLHYGTEDQKDHYLPRLASGEEMPCFGLTEANAGSDAGSMRSEGVVFKGDDGELYLKMNFEKRYITLAAISTVIGLAFNLKDPDHLIGDEENRGITCALIPSDTDGVTLGRRHDPLGIPFYNCPIDGKDVIVPIDAIIGGKEGAGNGWRMLMESLAVGRGISLPAQSVGGSKMATRAIGAYTAIRKQFGLNIGKFEGIEEPMARIGGYTYLMEAARRYTTGGLDSGQKPAVVTAIAKYNFTELGREIVTDAMDIVGGAGISRGPRNIFASSYTAMPIAITVEGANILTRTLMIFGQGAIRCHPYAYNEIDALMNKDVKQFDDNFWKHIGHVAKNKSRAFLLSLTRGRLASSPVSGPSAKYFRKLAWTSASFAFFSDIALGSYGGALKMKEKIAGRYADILSYMYLASGTLKRFEAEGRREADRPYFEWAMEYSFWKIQQAFEGILREIQVPGLSWVFRLAGVWGRLNPIGTYPSDKLGHKVAQAMQTRGEDRDHMTDGIYLPEDKESAVGRYEHTMKLVEEAWPVFKKLYKAIKAKELPKEPYLEIADLAVEKGVLNKEEGELVKKTEKARNDAIQVDEFTLDEYDNETPTKPYGDGKKPEEAPQAMV